The following proteins come from a genomic window of Aequorivita marisscotiae:
- a CDS encoding HigA family addiction module antitoxin translates to MEKLANIHPGEILNSEFLEPLEITAYRLSKDLKIPQTRISEIIKGNRRITADTALRLSKYFDNSAKFWLGLQNDFDIEEEKENKEKELNEIKQHAGKNVA, encoded by the coding sequence ATGGAAAAATTAGCAAATATTCATCCTGGAGAAATATTGAATTCTGAATTTCTTGAGCCTTTGGAAATTACGGCATATCGACTTTCCAAAGATTTAAAAATACCTCAAACCCGCATCTCGGAGATTATAAAAGGAAACCGGAGAATTACGGCAGACACCGCCTTACGTTTAAGTAAATATTTTGACAATTCGGCAAAATTCTGGCTCGGTCTCCAAAACGATTTTGATATCGAAGAAGAAAAAGAAAATAAGGAAAAAGAACTTAACGAAATAAAGCAACACGCGGGTAAAAACGTTGCCTAA
- a CDS encoding DUF3703 domain-containing protein, whose translation MKFYTSIPESLNPYYKAELEKYRAEYSNGNLKNAWNHLERAHIIGQKYPYAHTFVHWKMLQFGIRIKSGKEVIGQIPRLIFGGVKSFVGKIPIGNPGGANVPPLKPFPIEKELENVFIKAGIELN comes from the coding sequence ATGAAATTTTACACTTCAATACCTGAAAGTCTGAATCCATATTATAAAGCGGAATTGGAAAAATACCGAGCTGAATACTCAAACGGAAATTTAAAAAATGCGTGGAATCATTTGGAAAGAGCACATATAATTGGACAAAAATATCCATACGCTCATACATTTGTACATTGGAAAATGTTACAATTCGGAATTAGAATCAAAAGCGGAAAAGAAGTTATTGGACAAATTCCACGTCTGATTTTTGGAGGCGTAAAATCCTTTGTTGGAAAAATTCCCATTGGAAATCCTGGAGGAGCAAATGTTCCACCATTAAAACCATTTCCGATTGAAAAAGAACTAGAGAATGTTTTTATAAAAGCTGGAATAGAATTAAACTGA